In Haematobia irritans isolate KBUSLIRL chromosome 1, ASM5000362v1, whole genome shotgun sequence, a genomic segment contains:
- the LOC142220623 gene encoding uncharacterized protein LOC142220623, which translates to MESREDLIKKLRYVVGSDEFPLVRKVKITSLSTEKIIKLLVDRNFMVENSMGRSQLEGLLKQLMGGSDYVINVDEVKIESMLYNELKASLLQLGYSENVQTSNRDQTIRDKQQTLAENCGFGKNVTWDHLPEKDSHIMKRKIENLIPDQEKGQKSIEEMRENIYQSVWAQRKYTNRNSLTSIFYVMVTSEKSLNLAPESTKFSCHPIFRCRKCVSGNSNSSNCCMVYVDETGRVYQNWKSFIEENLLPGGIMVAPRKGIYNFDKDNKVILDVYRTPNGTEGAQLLNAAQSGSAILGLGSACIPLAAALSVPVAAPVMAAAGVVALGVGAFTSITSALNLIDRSKHEQSVAINDRQARASYLGVAGGVLGVASAGATRAMTSMAAAGKATMGIEALINGLNISSIVLSGSGVANGVLDLIFKFQDDDQISALDALQLSASLVLFTHSVYNFQLASNIANEARTNSIKSYRETLSNRQRRMFDKISKETIRIRGDTQGKIDIVRNINKIPERKYLNDLFKVNKNMNKANVRPAFSSSEGVVLNNDMSVDTTALRQNINLLEQVSKPIPTSHQGGTTDSSRLFFAGNGPSPMIECTNLHDALNDTYENITSKLNSLVLALPNGFVIHLKNYGKQFLNNIADGKNFQDILESMGKNFEQRTVQFLLKIAKNFIDEFLEEITGVVGIYISTESVIYRILKYVLKNYKNWSYVYIAPKASAILIHLKTYFLSLNPNAINGRRITCDNCNGYYSICGL; encoded by the exons ATGGAAAGTAGAGAAgatttaattaagaaattacGCTACGTAGTAGGAAGTGATGAATTTCCCTTGGTTAGGAAAGTTAAAATCACGTCGCTGTCTACCGAAAAGATAATTAAACTCTTAGTGGACCGGAATTTTATGGTTGAAAACTCCATGGGCCGCAGTCAGCTGGAAGGCTTGTTAAAGCAATTAATGGGAGGCAGTGACTATGTTATTAATGTTGATGAAGTCAAAATTGAGTCAATGCTATATAATGAATTGAAAGCGTCTCTTTTACAGTTAGGCTATTCCGAAAATGTACAAACTTCCAATCGTGACCAAACTATAAGAGACAAACAGCAGACCTTAGCCGAAAATTGtggatttggaaaaaatgttacatgggatca tTTACCGGAAAAAGATAGCCACATCATGAAACGAAAAATAGAGAATCTTATTCCTGACCAAGAAAAGGGCCAAAAATCTATTGAAGAAATGCGTGAAAATATATACCAGAGTGTATGGGCTCAAC GAAAATACACAAATCGCAATTCATTAACTTCCATATTCTATGTAATGGTAACATCagaaaaatcattaaatttggCTCCAGAATCGACCAAATTCTCATGTCATCCAATCTTTCGATGCAGAAAATGTGTTTCTG gaaactCTAACAGTTCCAACTGTTGCATGGTTTACGTGGACGAAACTGGAAGGGTCTATCAAAATTGGAAATCAtttattgaagaaaatcttTTACCAGGTGGAATTATGGTTGCGCCACGGAAAGGAatctataattttgataaagatAATAAAGTCATTCTGGACGTTTACCGTACTCCGAATGGCACGGAAGGTGCACAACTTTTAAACGCTGCTCAATCTGGTTCGGCCATACTGGGTTTAGGTTCTGCTTGTATACCTTTGGCAGCAGCACTATCAGTACCCGTCGCTGCACCAGTTATGGCCGCTGCTGGCGTAGTTGCTTTGGGCGTTGGTGCCTTTACCAGTATAACATCGGCCTTAAATTTGATAGATCGTTCCAAACATGAACAATCGGTAGCTATTAACGACAGACAAGCAAGAGCTAGCTACCTAGGTGTTGCGGGAGGCGTCCTTGGGGTAGCTTCGGCTGGGGCAACTCGTGCCATGACTTCAATGGCAGCAGCTGGAAAGGCGACAATG GGAATTGAGGCACTAATTAATGGCCTTAACATATCCAGTATTGTTCTCTCTGGAAGCGGTGTTGCAAATGGTGTATTGGACCTGATTTTC AAATTTCAAGATGATGACCAAATCTCGGCTTTAGATGCTTTGCAGCTTTCTGCATCGTTGGTATTATTCACACATTCAGTATATAACTTCCAATTGGCCTCAAACATTGCAAATGAAGCACGCACAAATTCTATTAAAAGTTATCGTGAGACTTTAAGTAATCGTCAAAG GCGAATGTTCGATaagatttcaaaggaaaccattCGTATACGTGGGGACACTCAAGGAAAAATCGATATTGTTcgtaatatcaataaaattcccGAACGCAAGTACTTGAACGATTTATTCAAAGTAAACAAGAATATGAACAAAGCCAATGTGAGGCCAGCTTTTAGTAGCAGTGAGGGTGTAGTTTTGAACAATGATATGTCCGTGGATACCACAGCACTCAGGCAAAATATCAATCTATTGGAACAAGTATCTAAACCAATACCAACATCACATCAAGGTGGGACAACCGACTCATCTCGATTGTTCTTTGCTGGCAATGGTCCCAGTCCCATGATCGAATGTACTAATTTACATGATGCTTTAAACGATACTTATGAGAATATAACGTCTAAACTTAATAGTCTTGTATTGGCTTTGCCCAACGGGTTTGTAATACATTTAAAGAATTATGGTAAACAATTTCTAAACAACATTGccgatggaaaaaattttcaagataTTCTCGAGTCCATGggtaaaaattttgaacaacgCACCGtacaatttcttttgaaaattgcgAAGAATTTCATCGATGAGTTCCTTGAGGAAATTACCGGAGTAGTTGGCATTTACATTTCCACCGAATCGGTTATCTATCGTATACTAAAATATGTTttgaaaaactataaaaattggaGTTATGTCTATATTGCACCAAAGGCATCTGCAATTTTGATACATCTTAAAACTTATTTCCTGTCGCTAAATCCCAATGCTATAAATGGTCGAAGGATCACATGTGATAATTGCAATGGTTATTATAGTATTTGTGGTCTATAG
- the Dtwd2 gene encoding DTW domain containing 2, with the protein MQTNGENNSTNSEEADFALDLLGISADPPERRMKCEMCKRPVVVCWCPSLPKPPVDTASSIIILQHPAEEKRTLRTALMLQLGLKAGKCIVYKGKKFPSPKNQVDLEPILKSSNSLLLYPSKTSVPLETIRHQIESGEGPKGPFTLVLIDGTWPQAKAIYASSPILHTMRQVKLISAGISDYIIRTQPTEGCLSTLETASQALSVLEGRPELRNILVRPLHALCKYQLDNGAVEHQSKEYRIKNNQYPKQIGKRLNRLLNYSNTICRPESIDGKKVEGDLSEITKCMTVQNS; encoded by the exons atgCAAACAAATGGAGAAAACAATAGTACAAATTCCGAGGAAGCTGACTTTGCTCTGGATTTATTGGGTATATCCGCAGATCCACCCGAAAGACGAATGAAATGCGAAATGTGCAA GCGACCTGTGGTAGTATGCTGGTGTCCATCATTACCAAAACCTCCAGTAGATACTGCAAGTTCCATTATAATTCTACAACATCCCGCCGAAGAAAAACGTACACTCCGTACAGCATTAATGCTTCAATTAGGTTTGAAAGCCGGTAAATGTATCGTATACAAAGGAAAGAAATTTCCATCACCCAAGAATCAAGTCGACCTCGAACCAATTCTAAAATCGTCCAACTCTTTGCTCCTCTATCCAAGTAAAACATCAGTGCCTTTAGAAACAATAAGACATCAAATAGAAAGCGGAGAAGGACCAAAAGGGCCATTTACACTAGTCCTTATCGATGGTACTTGGCCACAAGCTAAAGCCATATATGCTAGTAGTCCAATACTACACACTATGCGACAGGTGAAATTAATTTCTGCTGGTATTAGCGACTATATAATCCGTACCCAACCAACGGAAGGCTGCCTTAGTACTTTAGAAACAGCGTCACAAGCATTAAGTGTACTAGAGGGTCGACCCGAATTAAGAAATATATTGGTGAGACCACTACATGCTTTGTGTAAATATCAACTGGATAATGGTGCTGTAGAACATCAATCCAAGGAATATCGTATAAAAAACAATCAATATCCAAAACAGATAGGTAAACGTTTGAATCGTTTACTCAATTATAGTAATACCATATGTAGACCAGAATCCATTGATGGGAAAAAAGTTGAAGGTGATCTATCTGAAATTACCAAGTGCATGACTGTACAAAATAGCTGA
- the Obp84a gene encoding odorant-binding protein 84a isoform X3 — MPFDWYLVIFVCILYSTLIQKVWSTVERPKNNGDIYITSEETFLRTQAALIEKEYVTTMEPETYVKTTIDPNIIDFEELVALCNSSFSIPMDHYITFNTTADLPNVLDKTGMCFIRCFYEKAGIIENWKLNRARIQTNIWPATGDSLELKKKIHV; from the exons ATGCCTTTCGATTGGTATTTGGTAATATTTGTTTGCATTCTATATTCAACATTAATTCAAAAAGTTTGGTCAACAGTTGAAAGACCAAAAAATAATGGCGATATATACATAACGAGTGAAGAGACATTTTTACGCACTCAGGCAGCTTTAATAGAAAAGGAATATGTTACTACTATGGAACCGGAAACCTATGTAAAAACAACCATCGATCCAAATATAATCGATTTTGAAGAACTTGTGGCCCTATGCAATTCGAGTTTTTCTATACCTATGG ATCACTATATAACTTTTAATACTACTGCAGATTTACCGAATGTGTTGGATAAGACGGGAATG TGTTTTATTCGTTGTTTTTACGAGAAAGCTggtattatagaaaattggaaACTAAATAGAGCACGTATCCAAACGAATATTTGGCCCGCTACCGGGGACTCATTAGAG ctgaagaaaaaaatccatgTGTAA
- the LOC142220624 gene encoding uncharacterized protein LOC142220624 isoform X1, producing MITKRHHRRLVKSEREKFLKLMDGSQAFVDNSDFNVRKEQPTNLPDRCTEVSLAASSVTSDNSVDDISLSENNNPQESDELSLSEKLKFWFLKHKPTVQCTRSILKILKTENLDVPVSVKGLLGQKEKCNDRTVSPGKYVHIGLKRQIIKFAHSIPSSICELVLDIGIDGLSLFKSCPLEVWPILGHVKNIKDSHVFMIGYYVGKKKPHDINSFLHDFVNEYSSFQTSGLLVNERRLKLSIRAFVCDAPAKSFVCGIKGHVSFNGCAKCQQCGQRIDNVNTYSVLPGLSRNDDDFRLRKYNNFHTKMHQNMELSLEKIGIGMISQFPIDCMHAIDLGVIKKILARITNKTAILPVSSKAILSISDSLLALKPYIPREFARKPRTLVEISRWKATEFRQFVLYTGIVVLKDNLPDELYEHFLLLHVAYRILLLSPCNAKIEQAQQILNNFVEIFPVVYGRSSVSYNVHSLLHLPECVKQFGNLNDFSAYCFENFMQIIKRSVRMSRHVIQQIYNSFANTYIVPERPSLGPRFHRKIIQSILTTKGYFSCKSPDNVCLMNNKTFLNISKIIDESTFQANTFKTSESFYTNPINSEELDIVFAETDYEEKQQYSFTDILAKVVKIPYKSGFVLIPQIHSFC from the coding sequence ATGATTACCAAGCGGCATCACAGGAGACTGGTAAAATCGGAGagggaaaaatttttgaaattaatggATGGATCTCAAGCTTTTGTTGATAATAGTGATTTCAATGTTAGAAAGGAGCAGCCAACGAATTTGCCAGACAGGTGTACAGAAGTTTCCCTTGCGGCTTCATCTGTGACAAGCGACAACTCCGTTGACGATATTTCCCTGTCCGAGAATAACAATCCACAAGAAAGTGATGAATTGTCTCtatctgaaaaattgaaattttggtttctgAAGCACAAACCTACTGTGCAGTGTACTCGTAGTATTTTGAAGATTCTGAAAACAGAAAATTTGGACGTTCCAGTATCAGTAAAAGGTTTACTGGGCCAAAAGGAAAAATGCAATGACCGCACCGTTTCTCCGGGAAAATATGTGCATATTGGACTTAAAAGGcagataataaaatttgcacacagCATTCCTTCTAGCATTTGTGAACTTGTGTTGGACATCGGAATTGATGGTTTATCCCTTTTTAAAAGTTGTCCACTCGAAGTGTGGCCAATTCTTGGTCacgtaaaaaatattaaagattcCCATGTATTCATGATTGGATATTatgttggaaaaaaaaaaccacATGACATAAACAGTTTTCTACATGACTTTGTAAATGAATACTCCAGTTTTCAAACAAGTGGGTTGCTGGTCAATGAAAGGCGGTTAAAATTAAGTATACGAGCTTTTGTATGCGATGCTCCAGCGAAATCATTTGTTTGCGGTATAAAAGGACACGTCTCATTTAATGGATGCGCCAAATGCCAACAATGCGGTCAAAGAATCGATAATGTAAACACTTACTCTGTTTTACCTGGTTTAAGCCGAAATGACGACGACTTTCGTTTAAGAAAGTATAATAACTTCCATACCAAGATGCACCAAAATATGGAACTGAGCTTAGAAAAGATCGGAATTGGAATGATATCGCAGTTTCCTATTGACTGCATGCACGCAATAGATCTAggcgttataaaaaaaattcttgctcGTATTACAAACAAAACTGCAATTTTACCAGTTTCCTCAAAAGCTATACTATCTATTTCAGATAGTTTACTAGCTCTAAAGCCATATATCCCACGAGAATTTGCTCGTAAGCCGAGAACTCTTGTGGAAATTTCAAGATGGAAGGCTACCGAGTTCCGACAATTTGTTTTGTATACAGGAATAGTAGTTTTGAAAGACAATTTACCCGATGAGCTGTATGAACATTTCCTTTTACTTCACGTAGCATACAGAATTTTACTCCTTTCACCGTGCAATGCGAAAATCGAACAAGCACAAcaaatattgaataattttgtagaaatatttccAGTGGTTTATGGACGATCCAGTGTGTCATACAATGTACACTCTCTTTTGCATTTACCAGAATGTGTGAAGCAATTTGGAAACCTAAATGATTTCTCAGCATATTGTTTCGAAAACTTTATGCAAATTATAAAAAGATCTGTAAGAATGTCGAGACACGTAATACAGCAAATTTACAACTCATTCGCTAATACATATATCGTACCCGAAAGACCGTCTTTGGGTCCaagatttcatagaaaaattatacaatCAATACTGACCACTAAAGGATATTTTAGTTGCAAATCACCTGATAACGTATGTCTAATgaataataaaacttttttaaatatttcgaaaattatAGACGAAtcaacatttcaagcaaatacaTTCAAAACTTCAGAAAGCTTTTATACCAATCCAATAAATTCTGAAGAATTGGACATTGTCTTCGCTGAAACTGACTACGAGGAGAAGCAACAGTACTCGTTTACAGACATATTggccaaagttgtaaaaattccaTACAAGAGTGGTTTCGTTCTTATTCCCCAAATACActctttttgttag
- the Obp84a gene encoding odorant-binding protein 84a isoform X2 gives MPFDWYLVIFVCILYSTLIQKVWSTVERPKNNGDIYITSEETFLRTQAALIEKEYVTTMEPETYVKTTIDPNIIDFEELVALCNSSFSIPMDHYITFNTTADLPNVLDKTGMCFIRCFYEKAGIIENWKLNRARIQTNIWPATGDSLEVCENEGAEEKNPCVRAYAIAKCLTIRALVDARN, from the exons ATGCCTTTCGATTGGTATTTGGTAATATTTGTTTGCATTCTATATTCAACATTAATTCAAAAAGTTTGGTCAACAGTTGAAAGACCAAAAAATAATGGCGATATATACATAACGAGTGAAGAGACATTTTTACGCACTCAGGCAGCTTTAATAGAAAAGGAATATGTTACTACTATGGAACCGGAAACCTATGTAAAAACAACCATCGATCCAAATATAATCGATTTTGAAGAACTTGTGGCCCTATGCAATTCGAGTTTTTCTATACCTATGG ATCACTATATAACTTTTAATACTACTGCAGATTTACCGAATGTGTTGGATAAGACGGGAATG TGTTTTATTCGTTGTTTTTACGAGAAAGCTggtattatagaaaattggaaACTAAATAGAGCACGTATCCAAACGAATATTTGGCCCGCTACCGGGGACTCATTAGAGGTGTGTGAAAATGAAGGTG ctgaagaaaaaaatccatgTGTAAGAGCTTATGCTATAgcaaaatgtttgacaattaGGGCCCTGGTCGATGCACGAAATTAA
- the Obp84a gene encoding odorant-binding protein 84a isoform X1: protein MPFDWYLVIFVCILYSTLIQKVWSTVERPKNNGDIYITSEETFLRTQAALIEKEYVTTMEPETYVKTTIDPNIIDFEELVALCNSSFSIPMDHYITFNTTADLPNVLDKTGMCFIRCFYEKAGIIENWKLNRARIQTNIWPATGDSLEVCENEGAPFGFNCQLTESKLQISSLRSTLTEKFSAVKFLTGIWNI, encoded by the exons ATGCCTTTCGATTGGTATTTGGTAATATTTGTTTGCATTCTATATTCAACATTAATTCAAAAAGTTTGGTCAACAGTTGAAAGACCAAAAAATAATGGCGATATATACATAACGAGTGAAGAGACATTTTTACGCACTCAGGCAGCTTTAATAGAAAAGGAATATGTTACTACTATGGAACCGGAAACCTATGTAAAAACAACCATCGATCCAAATATAATCGATTTTGAAGAACTTGTGGCCCTATGCAATTCGAGTTTTTCTATACCTATGG ATCACTATATAACTTTTAATACTACTGCAGATTTACCGAATGTGTTGGATAAGACGGGAATG TGTTTTATTCGTTGTTTTTACGAGAAAGCTggtattatagaaaattggaaACTAAATAGAGCACGTATCCAAACGAATATTTGGCCCGCTACCGGGGACTCATTAGAGGTGTGTGAAAATGAAGGTG ctccgtttggctttaactgccagttaacagaaagtaaattgcaaatatcttctcttcggtcaactttaactgaaaaattttcggcagttaaatttctaactggcatctggaatatatag
- the LOC142220624 gene encoding uncharacterized protein LOC142220624 isoform X2, translated as MDNAKRQKLSKSKSSACNNTNDELFLAIRAEINHIKDLIKQKEQIDETRYNMVLQTLANQNLTISNLLAEQKVALQSLSKSVNGVSLQFLSMFPIETEAELNKFERTINEDNRDHIVTSIRSLLIGKGIVKGLTSIIKQNLLLEYNFQGIHNKKPLRNFKNLMKVLEMASFNTVQDNKDTFEDSIRKAIKNAKNRHFKNKCISEKSKSSSNEDPIV; from the exons ATGGACAACGCAAAGAGgcaaaaactttcaaaaagtAAAAGTTCGGCTTGCAATAATACCAATGATGAACTTTTTTTGGCAATACGTGCAGAAATTAACCATATTAAAG ATTTAATCAAACAAAAGGAACAGATTGACGAAACAAGATACAACATGGTTTTAC AGACTCTAGCGAATCAAAATTTAACGATTAGCAATTTATTGGCCGAACAAAAAGTTGCATTACAGTCCCTTTCCAAAAGTGTAAATGGAGTATCACTACAATTTTTATCCATGTTTCCAATCGAGACGGAGGCAGAACTTAATAAGTTTGAACGCACAATCAATGAAGACAACAGAGATCATATC gTAACATCAATTCGATCACTCCTAATTGGAAAAGGAATTGTAAAAGGACTTACATCGATAATAAAGCAAAACTTACTACTTGAGTACAATTTTCAAGGTATACATAACAAAAAGCCTTTAcgaaatttcaaaaatcttaTGAAAGTTCTTGAAA TGGCATCATTCAATACTGTACAAGATAACAAAGACACATTCGAAGACAGCATAAGAAAGGCcataaaaaatgcgaaaaatcgtCATTTCAAAAATAAGTGCATAAGTGAAAAATCTAAGTCATCATCCAATGAAGATCCTATAGTCTAa